TTGGACAGCTTGTCTAGACCCGTGAAAGggtttctcattttaaaaaacctcataCCAAGCCCTGATGATAGAAATCTTGCCTCTTCCAAGAGCCTCCAAGGCACCTTTGCTCTGAAGCATTATTAACCAATGCCAAACACACCTGTGCGCACAGGATGCGCCCCGGGGCAGGGGGCACAGCGGGTAGCATGCAACGCCAGAAGGGTCTGCCCTCGAAAAACCTTGGTTGCTCAACATTGCTACATCTACCCAGAATCACCTCAGACAAAGGCCTGCTTTCTGGACAAGGAAGTCAGTCACAGAGGAGGACAGACGCAGCTCGAGTGCACCCAGCGCCATTTACCTTTCTCTTTCACCAGGTCTTTGAGGTACTGCCACTTGACATCAAAGGGGATGTTGGTAATGAAGGCTCTGTATCTCTTCGACGGGCTAGCATACGGCTCAAAGCGGCTGCCCCCTCCCCGCTTCGCAttcttttctttcctcttctcaTTCTGATTTGGACGGTCACTTTCACTGTAACCAAAAAAAGGGACCAGAATTACATCCCAGCCCAAACTCTGACAGCATTCAGCCCCAAAGCTCAGCCCTagaaaagaaaaaacactgaacatgtgcagagcatCTTTGTAGGCCATGAGGGGTTTAAAAGGTAAGCATCTCAaatagcagcagggaaatgacttgattgaatccctactgatatgtttcccagactataggtgggaaacacctatactgagCAAAAGCAAtttagaaagatgctgaaaggcatcatcccatactgcgcgGGATAAGGcagtggtaagcccctcctgtattctactaaagacaaccacagtgctctgtggtcaccaagagtcgaaaccgacttgatggcacattttactttacctcAAATAGAACAAAAGCCAACAGCCTGAATGCATTTGAATCATCTCACATGCAGAAGCCTGTGGTAACACCTGGCATTAGCTGAAGCTTGAGTCACCTTCAAGGGTATCCCCttggagcacattacagtagtcaagcccagaGATTATGAATTAATGGCAATGTTATATATCAACAATACTGTTGAAACAATATTGTTGAGACAGAGGCTCTGATACAGCAGGTAGTGTGTCATACTGAAAGTGAGAAGACTTAATTTGTTTAGTCTTTTATGCCACAAGACTCAtcattgttaaatatatatatgtttaCAGTGCCACAATATTAAAAAGTACTACAGTTTATTATAACAATAAGCCTCTCCTTGCACAACAACTCTGAACCCTCGCCAATTTTCTAAAGCAGCCCCATCTCCCTCAGCCTGTTCTAGCTCACAAGGTTGTTGAAAAAATAAAAGGGGCATTGTGAAAGGCATCAttcagtttttattgttttaagtgaattttaatgatatttaggttttatatactgccttgggATCACAATGTGTTTACCGTAtagacacacacactctgtgtgtgtgcgcgcgcgcacacacgcaaaTTGAGGAGGACTCCAAGTTTAAGACAACCCCCTCAAAAAAACACAGGTTAAATAAAAAGACAGGTTAAAGAGGAAgagaactaggaacataggaagttgccttgtactgagccagaccattggtccatctagctcagtattgtctacacagactggaagcagcttctccaaggttgcaggcaggaggctccctcagccctatcttggagatgcctaaaaaaaaatatcttggagatgctgccagggagggaacgtggaaacaagatgatcttcccagagcggctccatcccttgaggggaatatcttgcagtgctcacacatgtagtctcccattcagatgcaaaccagggcagaccctgcttagctaaggggacaagtcatgcttgctaccacaagaccagctctcctgtccgaGTTTAGGATGGCCCCCCATTTCTGACACCAACCTGGGAAAACACACTTAATAGTAACATATATTTTTATACGTATAGATGCACACAAAATAGTAACTCTCCCTTAGTTTATTTTACACGCACACACTGTTCCTTAATATGTTTCGTTTGTGACGCAGTGATATAAAAAGAAAACAACTCCACGGGTACGGTGCAAAAGTGGGGTATATTTAAGGTTACTACGTAACTGCGTAACAGATTCAATAAGAacactcttcctctccccccacccccagcgggGTCCGGGCTAATCTTCGCTAATCCACCTGAATGCCCCCCTCCCGCAACTGGCGCCTCACACGCGCGCACCTCTTGGGGGCTCCGTCCCCGATGCAGTTGCCAGCCCCATTGGCCGCCGCGGCCGCCACCACTCCGGACTCCGCCATTTTAGCGCTGCTCTCAGAAACCACCGCGGAGGCCGAACCCGCCACTACAGACGCCGCCATTTTCTCCTCAGATCCTCGCCCGCCTAGGCCGCACGTAGTGCGCATGCGCTCCCGCGGCggcaccccccccctttttgcctcTTCAACCAATGGGCTCGAGGCAGCCGCTGGAGCCATACGCTCTCTGCTCTCGCGACTCACGCCCTTTACCTCCTTTTTCTTCTCGGTCAATGAGCACGAGGGAGCCACGCCCCTGCAGCCCCACCCGCTTTTTCAAAGCGCCCCCCTCCCACTCGGCTATATAGAAGTAAAAGTTCCAGAGTGCCATGCAGCCTGGATCTAGAGATAAAAGACCTAGAGCCCAGCTTACAAGCTGCCTTGGCGCATGGTGGTCCGATAGAACAGGGGCAATTCTAGATAGAACAGCTAgcttgggggagcaaaagggtggcaaaaaacgTCATTAGGGGACGGAGGATTTTTCTGCGCTTTTAATACCTTTCTAGGAGGGAAACAGTGGGAGAGGCTACGCTTCCCGGCACTAGTCTGGGTACTCCTTCCAAAGTGGTGCAGCAGCTCGAGGAAGCTCCGTTTCCCTCAAAGCAGGGGCTTTCAAACTTGGCtccttgctgaactacaactcccatcattcttagcACAatgcccaaaggccattgtggctgtgaatgatgggagtcgtatttcaacagctggggacccaggtttgagactCCCTGCATGGCAGAGCACTGCATGGTTCTGGGGACTTTGCAGAGTATTCcgttttggccaaagcttcacacaagtCCAATAAACTATTAGGGGTTGATGAAGGGTCCCAGGGTCTTACAGTGAAGAATACtgtaaacggtttgggcccggggtatttgagggaccgcctgcccccaagggttgctgcctgcttgacaaggacatctgagggggccctgcgccaggtgccgacaatgagaaaggcccggctgtcgtgcactcgggccagggccttctctgttgctgctcctagactctggaatgctctcccagtggccattcgttcctcggactcccatcacggcttttagaaagcttgtaaagacttggctttttacccaggcttttacaccATCGTTTTTACTGccgcttctgtgtgtttttacctgttgtgttgtttttatgcctgtctTTAtaggtttttatattttttagctttatgtttttattgcctttttattgtatgttttaacttttgtaaaccgccttggggttgtcttttaacaaaaggcggtatataaatgtaaaaataaataaataaataatacggtCCTGGAGGGGTTAttttccccactccaccccccaccccctcccccgcaaGCCATGAAAAGTCTTTAGGACTGCTTTCAGTACATAGTTTCCCAGCCTTAAGGGTCCAGAATCTTCGGGAATCAGCATCAGTCTCCAGTTCACTGTTAAAGGCAATCCTGGAGTTTTCCATGGCTTGATTTTAGTGAAAATATTTTGGGAGAAAGTTCTATAGGAATAGATGCAGTGAGAGTTGGCAACCAACTCTGAAAGCCATCATTGCTGTTAACATTTGCAAGGGGGATGGGATAGGGGGCATAGGGAAGAGAGGCACACTGCTGGCCCAGTAACAGCTGTCCTAAGAAGCTTGGATTTCTATGGGCAGAACTCACTTCTACCCTGGGCAGACAAAAACAAAGCGAGGCAAGGTAAAAATTCAGGGACATTTAAGGCTATAACATGGATTGCAGCAGAAACTTTCTGTAGTTTCAGATCGGAGGGTATGAGTGGTGTTTGCCTCAACCTTAATTCAGTCCAAAACTGTTCTGCAGCAATCAGATTTGGGAAGCTATGGTTTATACTGCACAGATTCCTCTTACTGTGTCCAATTTAAAGTTAGGGTTGTTCTTGCTCCATCCTGTTTTTTCATCTTCTTTTGTTTCTCTTTGTCCCTCCCAGAGTCCTGCATTCTTCAGTCACTTAATTTTGATCAAAAATTACAGGTGGCATTCCCTGCCCAAATCCATTTTCTTTGGCAGCATTTGATCTGAAGAAGTCACAATCTTCAGCCTTTCAGTCGCTCCCATAATTTAAGAAGTGGTTGTAGATACAGTTTTTCTCACAGgccttttttctgttctttttagcTCAGCACCTCCATTGTCTCTCCTTACTTCTTTCCTAATGTGTCTGCCTATTCAGATTGTAAGGTTGTGGACAAAGACTAGTTATTGTTAATTTTATgtacaagtatggacccacaacaaaatgttgcagtatatttctggtgtgcatgtgttgccTATGCCTGGTGAAAGTTTTAAAGATCTTTCCCCTCAGAAGAAGGGGTTGTGGCTGTCttaaggaagtatttcttcaagGTGAGAAATGTCCCagtctttttgttcaagcccctcTTGAACAGTTCCATTAGCAATGTCCACTTAGTTGTCTTTTAACTgcctgagtccatgaacattgtgctccactgagttacactggggcagttCGCATGGGGTGGTTTGGCCACCTTAGGGGTTCTTTTTAAATTCCAGATTTTTTTGTGAAAAATACAAAAGCCTAACCAACTATGGGGAGGCTGGGGAAAGCGCAAAACTCCTTGCTAGATTTGAGCAGATACATGTGTCAGGAGAAGGATGAGGGCAAAAAGAAGCAGAGGCTGGGAAAAAATCTATTAATGAATTGTAGGGAGGTCTGGCTTAAAATCCACATGCAAAATGAAAAGGAACAATAGTTGTGGGCAAGCAAGTCAAAATAGGGTTCATTTCatcactgggaaagcattcagGATTTTGTTCAAGAACTTGCCTGCTTGTGTGTAAAGGAAGATCCACAGCTGACCAAGATGAAATTGTGATGGCccatgcatgtgcacagacacTGCAAACAACCACCTTCCTGGCCCTTGAGGCAAGGCCACTTGTGAAAAAGGTCAGACTTCCTCTTACAGGACCCAGACCGGCAATCTCTTGTTACACCACCTGGGAGCAGCACAGCCAAGCAGCTGCTGCTACCCTGAGAAGATCTACCAAAAAACTTGAGCAACTccagaaagtgtaaagtgatgcatactggggcataaaaccccaactttacatatatgatgatgggatctgagctgtcagtgcctaaccaggagagagatcttgggtgggcaggcgggcgggggtgtggacagctcgttggaagtgttgacgcagtgcacagcagctgtgaaaaaggccaattccatcttcgggataattaggaaggagattgaaaataaaaatgctaatataatgccaTACAAATCTtattgtgcagccacatttggagtactgtgtgcaattctggtcaccctatcttaaggacattgtagaactggaaaaggtgcagaagagggcaaccaagatgatcggggcctggagcaccttccttatgaggctaggctactgCATCTGGGTCTTTTTagattggaaaagaggcgactaaggggagacatgatagaagtgtataaaattatgcatggagttgagagagtggacagagagaaatgtt
Above is a window of Hemicordylus capensis ecotype Gifberg chromosome 2, rHemCap1.1.pri, whole genome shotgun sequence DNA encoding:
- the LOC128343776 gene encoding heterogeneous nuclear ribonucleoprotein M-like → MAPAAASSPLVEEAKRGGVPPRERMRTTCGLGGRGSEEKMAASVVAGSASAVVSESSAKMAESGVVAAAAANGAGNCIGDGAPKSESDRPNQNEKRKEKNAKRGGGSRFEPYASPSKRYRAFITNIPFDVKWQYLKDLVKEKVGEVTYVELLMDAEGKSRGCAVLALNLPRCLGPRRIIWARGGHLQGKIKYLAVNKVSLRMCRVPS